From a single Aspergillus puulaauensis MK2 DNA, chromosome 2, nearly complete sequence genomic region:
- a CDS encoding pre-rRNA-processing TSR2 family protein (BUSCO:EOG09264ZDJ;~COG:S;~EggNog:ENOG410PNFD;~InterPro:IPR019398;~PFAM:PF10273), whose translation MSQPQQQQPATTTPLPADQTASSYLDLGITLAINAWPSLTLAVTNNWGGPTSSDKRDWLCGAISEMIAERSETDAEDLEDVLIQVMNDEFDVVVDDESAGQVADRIMEIRTMVERGEFGAVKEMWEEWERKRAQKGNGAAVAGFRRGEDQENETDDDADDDEEEGDVDMGEAPALVRTPRERTEPEIDEDGFTKVVGKKKR comes from the coding sequence ATGTCtcaaccacaacaacaacaaccggccaccaccaccccactACCAGCCGACCAAACCGCCTCCTCCTATCTTGATCTCGGCATAACCCTCGCAATCAATGCCTGGCCATccctcaccctcgccgtAACAAACAACTGGGGCGGCCCTACCTCCTCTGACAAGCGCGACTGGCTTTGCGGCGCCATATCCGAGATGATTGCCGAGCGATCAGAGACAGATGCCGAGGACCTTGAGGACGTACTGATACAAGTGATGAATGATGAGTTCGATGTCGTTGTGGACGATGAGAGTGCTGGACAGGTAGCGGATCGGATTATGGAGATTCGGACGATGGTGGAGAGAGGCGAGTTTGGGGCCGTTAAAGAGATgtgggaggaatgggagaggaagagagcacAGAAAGGGAACGGGGCCGCTGTAGCGGGGTTCCGGAGAGgggaagatcaagaaaatgagaccgacgacgatgcagatgatgatgaggaagaaggggatgtTGATATGGGGGAAGCACCTGCCTTGGTGAGGACACCCAGGGAGAGGACTGAGCCTGAGATTGATGAAGATGGGTTCACGAAGGTGGttggcaagaagaagaggtga
- a CDS encoding WD repeat NOL10/ENP2 family protein (BUSCO:EOG09260AEC;~COG:S;~EggNog:ENOG410PHMY;~InterPro:IPR036322,IPR040382,IPR012580;~PFAM:PF08159;~go_component: GO:0005634 - nucleus [Evidence IEA];~go_function: GO:0005515 - protein binding [Evidence IEA]), protein MKLSNQSEVPVYTISGSNTARPLPEWLARRRKRSLKNDPEYANRIELLQDFEFEEASQCVRVSEDGEWVMSTGTYKPQIHTHHLPQLSLSWARHTDALNTTFQLLSSDYSKSIHLQSDRSLEFHTPSGCHYKTRLPRYGRDLIYDRVSTEALVPAVGVNGDGLGEVFRLNLELGRYMRSFEVDVGGDDFTSTGGGALQGGINTGAVNTGAIAEESHGLLAFGTTLGTVELWDPRAKGRAGVLLPPTQVGPDEPRNEITALEFHRAGLTLATGSSNGLIHLYDLRSPVPLLKKDQGYGFPIHTLKFLLPSSTTREQTMEPKIMSSDKKIIKIWDPRDGTPWTSVEPAADINSVAWCKDSGMILTANEGRQQHSFFIPQLGPAPKWCSFLDNLVEEMAEDPNDPSAFNASQAGSVYDNFKFLTLQQLRTLSLEHLIGRTNLLRPYMHGYFVAQRLYEEARLITNPYIWEEERAKRIKEKIDKERESRIRGKKKAAVKVNKKLAERLMEMEEKNERRKAKRVLEQGGDEPMEDVDATADADAETTKDAPGTNVLGDSRFAKLFQDEDFAINENSQEFSLRNAGSVPKSAPTARKERGLTAVEQEAIDEVPNSSDSDSDSESESEPERTSKRNSSAQKPARQSNNNRRQPQMQISSSTAANSTHDRSFGSRAQNMRTKEKPARRVTVVGEQEFTFNPRGKSSKQRDAPFKPTTASSDYKAKERRSASGNAFRRM, encoded by the exons ATGAAGCTCTCAAATCAATCGGAAGTTCCCGTGTACACGATATCGGGTTCCAATACAGCCCGTCCCCTACCAGAATGGCTTGCGAGACGGAGAAAGCGCAGTCTCAAGAATGATCCAGAGTATGCGAACCGAATCGAACTGCTCCAGGATTTCGAGTTTGAGGAGGCAAGCCAGTGCGTCCGGGTTAGTGAGGACGGCGAATGGGTCATGAGCACAG GAACTTACAAACCTCAAATCCACACGCACCATCTTCCCCAGCTATCGCTTTCCTGGGCTCGCCACACAGACGCGCTCAATACAACATTCCAGTTGCTTTCTTCCGATTACTCAAAATCTATTCACCTTCAGTCTGATCGATCGCTCGAGTTCCACACACCTTCCGGGTGCCATTACAAGACGAGGCTCCCGCGATATGGGCGCGACCTCATTTACGACAGAGTATCCACTGAAGCGCTTGTTCCGGCTGTCGGTGTGAATGGTGATGGGCTTGGTGAAGTCTTTCGCCTTAACCTAGAATTGGGTCGTTATATGCGCAGCTTCGAGGTTGATGTCGGAGGTGACGATTTCACTTCGACGGGTGGAGGGGCATTGCAAGGCGGCATAAATACTGGTGCCGTCAATACAGGGGCTATCGCCGAGGAAAGCCATGGCCTGCTTGCCTTTGGTACCACATTGGGTACAGTCGAGCTTTGGGATCCCCGAGCTAAGGGGCGCGCTGGGGTGTTATTGCCTCCAACTCAAGTCGGACCTGATGAGCCCAGAAACGAGATCACAGCCCTAGAGTTTCACCGTGCAGGATTAACACTTGCTACTGGCTCCTCAAACGGACTTATCCACCTCTATGATCTCCGCTCGCCCGTACCCTTGCTCAAGAAAGACCAAGGATATGGCTTCCCTATTCACACACTGAAATTCCTACTACCATCTTCAACGACACGAGAACAAACCATGGAGCCCAAGATAATGTCATCAgataagaaaataataaagatctgGGACCCCCGGGATGGCACTCCTTGGACCTCCGTCGAACCCGCCGCCGACATCAACTCAGTTGCTTGGTGCAAAGATAGTGGAATGATTCTCACGGCTAACGAAGGACGACAACAGCATTCATTCTTCATTCCCCAGCTTGGCCCTGCCCCGAAATGGTGCTCATTCTTGGACAACTTGGTTGAGGAAATGGCTGAGGACCCCAACGACCCGAGCGCATTCAACGCCAGCCAAGCCGGCTCCGTTTACGACAACTTCAAGTTCTTGACGCTACAGCAACTGCGAACCCTGAGCTTGGAACATTTGATTGGGCGCACTAATTTGCTGCGACCCTATATGCACGGATACTTTGTTGCCCAACGCTTGTACGAGGAAGCTAGATTGATCACCAACCCATACAtttgggaagaagaacgtGCGAAGAgaatcaaggagaagatcgaCAAAGAACGTGAAAGCAGGATCCgaggcaagaagaaggcagccGTTAAGGTTAACAAGAAACTCGCAGAGAGACtcatggaaatggaagagaagaacgaGCGCCGGAAGGCTAAGCGCGTGTTGGAACAAGGAGGCGACGAGCCCatggaagatgttgatgcCACTGCTGACGCTGATGCTGAAACCACAAAGGACGCACCCGGCACCAACGTCCTCGGCGACAGCCGTTTCGCTAAGCTCTTCCAGGACGAAGATTTCGCCATCAACGAGAACTCCCAAGAATTCTCTCTCCGTAATGCAGGCAGCGTTCCCAAATCCGCCCCCACAGCTAGGAAAGAGCGCGGCCTCACAGCCGTCGAACAAGAAGCTATTGACGAGGTCCCGAACTcatcagactcagactcCGATTCTGAATCTGAGAGTGAGCCTGAGCGAACCTCTAAACggaactcctccgcccaaAAGCCCGCGAGAcaatccaacaacaaccgccgcCAGCCCCAGATGCAaatatcctcctccacagccGCGAACTCAACCCACGATCGCTCCTTCGGTTCGCGAGCACAGAATATGCGCACCAAGGAGAAACCGGCCCGGCGTGTTACTGTGGTGGGAGAGCAAGAATTCACATTCAACCCCAGGGGCAAGTCCTCGAAACAGAGAGATGCGCCCTTTAAACCAACTACTGCATCATCCGACTACAAAGCGAAGGAGCGACGAAGCGCATCAGGGAACGCGTTCCGCAGAATGTGA
- the ATG13 gene encoding putative autophagy protein Atg13 (BUSCO:EOG09261V2P;~COG:U;~EggNog:ENOG410PK7X;~InterPro:IPR036570,IPR018731,IPR040182;~PFAM:PF10033;~go_component: GO:1990316 - Atg1/ULK1 kinase complex [Evidence IEA];~go_process: GO:0000045 - autophagosome assembly [Evidence IEA];~go_process: GO:0006914 - autophagy [Evidence IEA]), translated as MHQHPRSPAPAAPTSSRPRSQDQDLRSNSPAFDLRTHPNRGLGIETENDSADQAQNPQPGPEAIGKVNQIITNYHTKAALIILHSRVELPPSFPKNSNTPRVNRWFNVELEETDALKDQLATWKTCNATDNRPPPMIIETYLDTKGLTNNQTLVALDENGKRWDVGESLAASQSSRPVKTPSSRTDDVILERWRVELGDMPGRLPADLGSILPTVYKKSIILFRSLFTYSKFLPAWKFIKRNGRFRANPALRIKYRILSEQSQQFSVPDHLTIPLFEGDTKVVDAYKFGVTESPAGPFSVQVTYRTSCDFRVDDSEALLSSRFMGADDEIFQPSLPSRGPEAKGINPETGSAPLARRTVEEPDPSRAYGSMSTFHHVGPTTGASPISALRAARESGASSPSPPAPPNRKAATTTKASPAGRAATLANEAHSNVARRPSISFQPFKAPPLSASPSLVDTPLGVSPRTTGPHRPSLSESRNMPPPSMAASARKSLQSAPENAIPSPNSASPRPGSISRYSSAFSHRRGRPSSGNINKTEDDNSSGRASATSSGAQPGSGLLAEITGTSADSIHADDENISEFLKMLDLRKDLLNPSSQADEDNLARRTTAPSAALSRFRGMRDSNAALSDSMSSSLLLHRSSNASSKQLSGVPGIGGTSISTASSPGGKAISPHTPHTPAIPSRLSSNSIADNNPSANTRSRLHGDTGSPLEEDTSDGTTTEPILSTATAIPIPTSPASIFPTSFRRSSSAANRRSNTTMDDDEIFTMRSISLGAEEPSHTTLRTLQRQHEYENPGTDIAPSGSGQRSGGGDDATVLRNPSLRESGAHRGASALGPTVGSSPSSNHPLHQQRFNHSRGRGFSGGPHSLSSGSSSVARGGAMPPYLSERESERDTNASGSNSVTEDRRAAMYRFNPGRQNPPQSNQLEDDEPLLFAMSDFGVSRRSLEEGRQGNHGPESSGDTGTPRRGSGRRGGHAFQWS; from the exons ATGCATCAGCATCCACGGTCGCCCGCTCCTGCGGCGCCTACCTCTTCACGGCCTCGCTCCCAGGATCAAGATCTCCGATCCAATTCACCAGCCTTCGACCTTCGAACGCATCCGAATAGAGGGCTGGGGATTGAAACCGAGAATGATTCCGCAGATCAAGCACAAAATCCACAACCTGGGCCGGAGGCTATTGGCAAAGTAAACCAGATTATCACG AATTATCATACCAAGGCCGCTCTAATAATTCTACATTCTCGCGTCGAGCTCCCACCATCTTTTCCAAAAAATTCCAATACACCTCGGGTGAATCGCTGG TTTAATGTCGAATTAGAAGAGACAGATGCGCTTAAGGACCAGCTTGCGACTTGGAAAACATGCAATGCGACTGATAATCGACCGCCACCGATGATCATCGAGACATACTTGGATACGAAAGGGCTGACGAATAACCAAACACTTGTTGCTTTGGACGAGAATGGAAAGCGCTGGGATGTTGGAGAATCGCTTGCTGCTTCCCAGAGCTCACGGCCTGTGAAAACCCCGTCGTCCAGAACGGATGATGTGATCCTGGAGCGATGGAGGGTAGAATTAGGCGATATGCCTGGTAGATTGCCTGCTGATCTTGGCTCTATTCTGCCGACGGTATACAAAAAGAGCATAATCCTCTTCCGCTCCCTCTTTACCTACTCGAAATTTCTCCCAGCCTGGAAATTCATTAAGCGCAATGGCCGATTCCGAGCAAACCCTGCTTTACGGATCAAGTATCGGATACTAAGTGAACAATCTCAACAGTTCTCCGTCCCAGACCACTTGACTATCCCCCTCTTTGAGGGCGATACAAAAGTGGTTGATGCATACAAATTTGGTGTCACAGAGTCCCCCGCCGGTCCGTTCTCTGTCCAAGTTACGTATAGGACAAGCTGTGATTTCCGAGTCGATGACTCGGAGGCGCTTTTGAGCTCTCGGTTTATGGGGGCCGATGATGAGATTTTCCAACCGTCGTTACCGTCTCGTGGCCCGGAAGCCAAAGGAATAAATCCTGAAACTGGCTCAGCACCACTCGCAAGAAGAACTGTGGAAGAGCCGGACCCAAGCCGAGCTTACGGCAGTATGTCGACTTTCCATCATGTAGGCCCGACTACTGGTGCGAGTCCTATCTCTGCACTTCGAGCTGCAAGAGAATCAGGcgcttcatcgccatcacctccTGCCCCGCCCAACCGAAaagccgccaccaccactaaAGCTAGCCCGGCCGGACGCGCTGCTACTCTCGCAAATGAAGCACATTCCAACGTTGCGAGAAGACCATCCATATCTTTTCAACCTTTTAAAGCGCCCCCTTTGTCTGCGTCGCCGTCCCTAGTGGACACTCCCTTAGGAGTTTCACCTCGAACAACTGGGCCTCATCGGCCTTCATTATCTGAGTCAAGGAATATGCCACCCCCCTCCATGGCTGCATCCGCGCGTAAATCCCTACAATCAGCCCCAGAAAATGCTATTCCGTCCCCAAACTCCGCATCTCCTCGCCCCGGCTCTATATCGAGATACAGCAGCGCTTTTAGTCACCGTCGCGGCAGACCATCTTCAGGGAATATCAATAAAACCGAAGACGACAATTCTAGTGGTAGGGCAAGCGCGACATCCTCTGGCGCTCAGCCAGGCTCTGGACTACTCGCAGAGATCACTGGCACCAGTGCCGATTCAATACATGCGGACGATGAGAACATTTCGGAGTTTTTGAAGATGCTCGATCTCAGAAAGGATTTATTGAATCCTTCGAGTCAAGCTGATGAGGATAATCTTGCTCGGAGAACAACAGCCCCCTCTGCCGCTTTAAGCCGTTTCCGGGGCATGCGGGACTCCAATGCAGCTCTTTCCGACTCGATGTCATCTTCATTGCTCCTGCACCGGTCTTCTAACGCCTCAAGCAAACAACTTTCTGGGGTTCCTGGGATTGGCGGCACTTCTATCTCTACCGCCTCATCACCTGGAGGGAAAGCGATTTCTCCTCATACGCCTCATACGCCTGCCATACCTTCTAGGTTGAGTTCAAATAGCATAGCCGATAATAACCCTTCGGCTAATACCCGATCTCGATTACACGGAGACACCGGTTCCCCACTGGAAGAGGATACGAGTGATGGGACTACGACTGAACCCATTCTTTCGACCGCTActgccattcccattccTACATCGCCCGCATCAATTTTTCCTACTTCTTTCCGccgctccagctctgcgGCCAACCGCCGAAGCAACACCACAATGGACGACGATGAGATTTTCACTATGCGCAGTATAAGTCTCGGGGCTGAGGAGCCGTCCCACACCACTTTAAGGACGCTGCAACGGCAACACGAATACGAAAATCCTGGCACAGATATAGCTCCGTCTGGGTCTGGACAACGttctggcggtggtgatgatgcaACTGTGCTTAGAAATCCCTCATTGCGGGAGTCAGGCGCTCATCGAGGTGCTTCGGCCCTGGGCCCGACGGTTGGGTCATCACCGTCTTCCAACCACCCCCTACACCAACAACGATTTAACCATTCCCGCGGCCGAGGGTTCTCCGGTGGCCCTCATTCTCTCAGTTCCGGATCCAGCAGCGTCGCGCGTGGGGGAGCTATGCCTCCCTACCTCTCCGAACGGGAGTCTGAGCGTGATACCAATGCGAGTGGAAGTAACAGCGTTACAGAAGATCGCCGAGCAGCTATGTACCGATTTAACCCTGGCCGTCAAAACCCCCCGCAGTCCAATCAACTCGAAGATGACGAGCCTTTGTTATTCGCCATGAGTGATTTTGGGGTTTCTCGACGAAGCCTCGAGGAAGGTCGACAAGGTAATCACGGACCCGAATCGAGTGGGGACACCGGAACCCCCAGACGAGGCAGTGGAAGACGAGGGGGGCACGCCTTCCAATGGTCTTGA
- the SSN2 gene encoding uncharacterized protein (COG:K;~EggNog:ENOG410PGJE;~InterPro:IPR021643,IPR009401,IPR041285;~PFAM:PF11597,PF06333;~go_component: GO:0016592 - mediator complex [Evidence IEA];~go_function: GO:0003712 - transcription coregulator activity [Evidence IEA];~go_process: GO:0006357 - regulation of transcription by RNA polymerase II [Evidence IEA]) has protein sequence MEFPGGSITNIRVIDGFSNVYWRIYTEDTSSTNPASDGPNNGHTVLKHISRLKELELRLRSQGSLVLSYPRRLGLLIFSATPDFEHLSPTVLSEGGDEPNRLLVGSTILKVWTSGSVSSGDLAKSHRSDFQTANANSPAPSQRPQGSSVQPRRVDNSGGSAAIYASFISAVTAAFSLQIVRQNNAIPLGPRTVFNTVESDLNEGQGAVNDGPTSVPALTTLQVQLTSVGKLTVAFQTVVQTGLTRLNQPGENGLEDAPGTDLWLAPTGSIARLAAAHPEVSNNNNKLSFSASENAGQWKRNVLEWLGYFGLPIDVVPGEGWVEVEVWEPFYSKLSGEAARVKQEGSSLPLKRILWPAAYCFRRTKSTQLEAPEKTEESPPFFVDPLDFAEDWYTKEIPKAAETGLELPSQGQERQVNNQDTLSPGFSSLPEGIESLSRASLYPEMQTASLVYPTPPDGTAVIGVNPTVSSDVFAEDLDHGPSLLQNQTKLKQNIRSTSKSGVDPDVTMEFGPAAGLGVGSGLYDTNEDDDLFGDMNERDFGTKGITDADFSFFDDDGFDHPGKASNIDHSQESPDFVDLSRPNAVVELSEPVAPSPNSVPIDAKDVTEESHEQTQDPPHNQPSPESNAVVASPHFDQVQTISPPLSPVEVKKILFPDPSSSNQLVAKGTHVPSHYSPVAFKNNISSWDKKYGADGKFSFMGTGATFTQDPYTSSDGIPTIGLPRRKSNVKALTHPKAPDGDELSPNEIESSSSPDSSSETDESDNGGLENNVPPATLATLKRKRARSSPGNSPITSSDKGLIGLQGISTHKSEDSVFLGNFLSTFSDWSIAGFFSLSENQVLPSLAPQGAQVQIAQLLVDQITQSSLDHKLDGDFGVSCLDNQAFSLRELLGASEYLGGFDKLDLNAFVSLQEQNSFSPDASSGLTPRQNSQRKEPGKGSITRLPLPHLRVRRGKSFLETLPPAISFWETFDLEPANGPKDITAYCIHPHFMTRAADAFLERLGFLYTSCNLGSHSRGDCPNGFNNGLAEWAVSPSKSTNYSSMMQQLKGICEDLGTALLESPSSKDNIIIYIINPFSHAASLVDICAVFWCLVQNYFASGDKQQSKQLNQVLLQVIPMDFVTSAESLVVPPQTDYLSLAMEVYSRCSTSQIQSSLVNCAPPVILAETLPQSIGFKLASESSPPMQEGKCLHVACSKSQDQRWMTVAWSDNSGTLQRTMSYCIRFRNSTASRTLLSVRSEIWAATKDIMDKSQARWRVILVNTENVDQDEHDTWLNLAEQYNKSRPVPVELTILSVNTAADLSLSPPRSTMPMSVLNPQTSSTPIATPLPSGSILSPDQVGNAPTPPSGANAPANAPTPTDALFESESESLLADICDESWSVVLSHRLNGTLHLTEYRPALASGYLLRRKGPSDADGAFSMNINLLFTQRSSSSPETTLREIIGMYRDLATLARVRGTRIVQTGTLPWHIATAVRAQEVLSYVL, from the exons ATGGAATTTCCCGGAGGATCCATCACCAACATACGCGTCATT GATGGGTTCTCCAACGTCTACTGGAGGATATATACAGAAGATACTAGCAGCACTAATCCTGCTAGCGATGGCCCAAACAACGGCCATACAGTCTTGAAACATATTAGCCGCCTCAAGGAGCTCGAGCTTCGGCTAAGAAGTCAAGGTAGCTTGGTCCTGAGTTACCCGAGACGCCTTGGTCTTCTGATATTCTCTGCCACTCCGGACTTTGAACATCTTTCACCAACAGTTTTGAgtgagggaggagatgagcCAAATCGGCTTCTTGTTGGTTCTACCATTCTAAAAG TTTGGACCTCCGGGAGTGTCTCTTCCGGAGATCTGGCAAAGAGTCATCGGTCTGATTTCCAGACCGCAAACGCCAATTCTCCCGCGCCCTCCCAAAGGCCGCAAGGTAGTTCTGTGCAACCTAGGCGGGTGGATAACTCTGGTGGATCAGCGGCCATTTACGCCTCGTTTATTTCAGCTGTCACCGCGGCATTTAGCCTTCAAATAGTTCGACAGAACAATGCTATACCCCTCGGGCCACGAACCGTCTTTAACACTGTCGAAAGCGATCTCAATGAGGGTCAGGGGGCCGTCAACGATGGCCCCACTTCTGTTCCAGCCCTGACCAccctccaagtccaactgACATCGGTGGGGAAGTTAACCGTTGCTTTTCAGACTGTAGTACAGACCGGTTTGACGCGGCTCAATCAACCAGGAGAAAACGGCCTGGAGGATGCACCTGGAACCGATCTTTGGTTAGCCCCTACTGGTTCGATCGCAAGGCTGGCAGCGGCTCATCCAGAggtcagcaacaacaacaacaagctTTCGTTTTCTGCTTCAGAAAACGCTGGACAGTGGAAGCGGAATGTTTTGGAATGGCTGGGATACTTTGGCCTGCCAATCGACGTTGTGCCtggagaaggctgggttgaggttgaggtctGGGAACCATTTTATTCCAAACTATCCGGAGAAGCCGCGCGAGTGAAACAAGAGGGTTCCTCGCTTCCTCTGAAGCGTATACTGTGGCCTGCCGCTTATTGCTTCCGACGGACTAAGTCAACCCAACTTGAAGCACCTGAGAAAACCGAAGAAAGTCCACCCTTTTTTGTTGATCCGCTGGATTTCGCGGAGGACTGGTACACTAAGGAGATACCTAAGGCTGCTGAGACGGGTTTAGAGCTACCTTCTCAAGGTCAAGAACGACAAGTAAACAACCAGGACACATTATCACCCGGATTTTCCAGCCTCCCAGAAGGGATTGAAAGTCTATCTCGAGCGTCACTATATCCTGAAATGCAGACTGCGAGCCTTGTATACCCCACACCACCAGATGGGACTGCTGTCATAGGAGTCAACCCTACAGTGTCGTCGGACGTATTCGCCGAAGACTTGGATCATGGCCCATCCCTGCTCCAAAACCAAACGAAACTAAAACAGAATATCCGATCTACTTCAAAAAGCGGTGTGGATCCGGACGTGACTATGGAATTTGGCCCAGCTGCAGGGCTTGGGGTCGGATCCGGTCTTTACGATACcaacgaggatgatgacctATTTGGAGACATGAACGAAAGGGACTTTGGTACGAAGGGAATCACGGATGCGGATTTCAGTTTCTTTGATGACGATGGCTTCGACCACCCGGGGAAAGCTTCTAATATAGACCATAGCCAGGAAAGTCCTGATTTCGTTGATCTAAGCAGACCAAATGCTGTGGTTGAACTTTCGGAACCCGTCGCACCCTCGCCTAACAGCGTCCCAATTGACGCGAAGGATGTCACTGAAGAAAGTCACGAGCAAACACAAGACCCGCCGCACAATCAGCCTAGTCCTGAAAGTAACGCAGTCGTGGCATCCCCTCATTTTGACCAAGTGCAAACTATCAGCCCCCCTCTCAGTCCTGTGGAGGTCAAAAAGATTCTTTTCCCAGACCCAAGCAGTAGCAACCAGCTTGTTGCTAAAGGTACTCATGTTCCGAGTCATTACAGTCCGGTTGCGTTCAAAAACAATATATCTTCTTGGGATAAAAAATATGGCGCGGACGGCAAGTTCTCTTTCATGGGCACCGGTGCAACATTCACTCAGGACCCCTACACATCATCAGATGGCATCCCTACCATTGGCCTACCGCGCCGAAAAAGCAATGTCAAGGCACTTACCCACCCAAAAGCGCCTGACGGCGATGAGCTCTCGCCGAACGAGATAGAGTCATCATCAAGTCCTGATTCAAGCAGTGAGACAGATGAGAGTGACAATGGTGGCCTGGAGAACAATGTACCGCCCGCGACTCTGGCAACGCTTAAACGAAAACGCGCCCGTTCTAGCCCAGGGAATTCTCCGATAACTTCTTCGGATAAGGGCCTCATTGGCCTTCAGGGAATTAGTACTCATAAATCTGAGGATTCGGTCTTTCTCGGCAACTTCCTCTCAACCTTTTCCGATTGGTCAATCGCTGGCTTTTTCTCATTATCCGAAAACCAAGTCCTCCCATCACTTGCACCACAGGGGGCGCAGGTTCAAATTGCTCAGCTTTTAGTTGACCAAATCACCCAGTCATCCTTGGATCATAAACTCGACGGGGACTTTGGCGTTTCCTGCCTAGACAATCAGGCGTTCAGCCTCCGAGAGCTGCTGGGGGCGTCCGAGTACCTAGGAGGCTTTGACAAACTTGACTTGAATGCCTTTGTGTCTCTGCAAGAACAAAATTCTTTTTCGCCCGATGCGTCAAGCGGTCTTACTCCTCGGCAAAATTCTCAAAGAAAGGAGCCTGGTAAAGGGTCGATCACAaggctgccactgccacaCTTGCGTGTGCGACGAGGCAAAAGCTTTTTGGAAACATTACCCCCGGCGATTTCATTTTGGGAAACATTCGACCTAGAGCCCGCTAATGGACCTAAGGATATTACTGCATATTGTATACATCCACATTTCATGACAAGAGCAGCCGATGCGTTTCTAGAGCGGCTGGGTTTTCTCTACACCAGCTGCAATCTTGGCAGTCATTCTAGGGGGGACTGTCCTAACGGTTTTAACAACGGCTTAGCTGAATGGGCTGTCAGTCCGTCAAAGTCGACCAATTATTCATCCATGATGCAGCAACTAAAGGGGATATGTGAAGACCTTG GAACTGCTCTTTTGGAGAGCCCGTCATCCAAGGACAAcattattatatatatcataaATCCGTTTTCGCATGCTGCATCTCTTGTTGATATATGCGCTGTATTCTGGTGTCTAGTGCAAAACTACTTTGCTAGCGGAGACAAGCAGCAATCGAAGCAACTGAACCAAGTTCTGTTACAGGTCATTCCTATGGATTTTGTCACGTCGGCAGAGTCATTAGTTGTACCACCTCAAACGGACTATCTGAGCCTGGCAATGGAGGTTTACAGTCGATGTTCCACAAGTCAAATCCAATCGAGCCTTGTGAACTGCGCGCCGCCTGTCATACTGGCGGAGACTCTTCCGCAGTCGATTGGGTTCAAGCTCGCTTCTGAATCTTCACCCCCAATGCAAGAAGGGAAGTGTCTTCATGTTGCTTGTTCGAAAAGTCAGGACCAACGATGGATGACTGTGGCATGGTCGGACAACTCTGGAACACTTCAACGGACGATGTCCTACTGCATTCGTTTTCGGAATTCTACAGCCTCCCGAACTCTCCTATCTGTGCGTAGCGAAATTTGGGCAGCAACAAAAGACATAATGGACAAAAGCCAAGCTCGCTGGAGGGTTATTCTTGTGAATACTGAGAACGTGGACCAGGACGAGCATGATA CGTGGCTGAACCTCGCCGAGCAGTACAACAAGTCAAGGCCTGTGCCTGTGGAACTGACGATACTGAGTGTCAATACAGCCGCTGATCTCTCCCTGAGTCCTCCACGCTCAACGATGCCAATGAGTGTCCTCAACCCACAGACATCTTCAACGCCTATTGCTACACCCCTTCCCAGTGGCTCCATCCTTTCGCCTGATCAGGTGGGAAATGCACCGACTCCTCCGAGCGGTGCTAATGCTCCAGCAAATGCACCCACACCAACAGACGCACTTTTCGAATCTGAGTCCGAGTCTCTACTTGCTGACATTTGTGACGAATCATGGAGTGTGGTACTATCGCATCGTCTGAATGGCACTTTGCACCTGACTGAATATCGCCCTGCATTAGCTAGTGGATATCTTCTGCGCCGAAAGGGGCCCTCTGATGCCGATGGGGCATTTAGTATGAACATCAATCTTTTGTTTACACAGcgatcttcatcttcacccgAAACCACCCTTCGTGAGATTATAGGGATGTATCGTGACCTGGCGACCCTTGCACGAGTACGAGGCACGAGGATTGTTCAAACCGGCACATTACCTTGGCATATTGCTACCGCAGTGCGCGCTCAAGAAGTACTGAGCTATGTCCTGTGA